The Gemmatimonas sp. genome includes the window GCGGCGCGTTCGCCGTTGCCTGATCGCGCGAGACCGGTCACGGTATTCAGTGCGTTCAACAGAAAGTGCGGCTGCAGTCGCGTGCGCAACGCATCGAGCTCAGCGCGCACGGCATGCGCGGCAAGCACGGCTTCACGATCGGCCGCGCGCTCGCGTTGGCGTCGCGCGCTTGTCCAGCTGCCCACCAACGACATGAGTCCGGCAGTGACGGCGTGCGTGGGCAACACGCCGAGGGCGACGATGATCCAGTTCGAGGTGCTGCTGTAGGGCGTGCTGGGATGCAGCAGCAGGATCGCAATCGTCGCGTGCGTCGCAGTGGCAACGATCGTGAGCAGTCCGAGTCCGCCGAGTGCGCCCGCCTCGGAGTCGGTGAGTGACCACCGATTCGCGATACGCGGACCGATGACCACCCACACGAGTACCGTTGCCGCTTGCCACTGGAGGGCGATGCCGCCCGGTGTGCTGATGCCGAGGAGTTCGAGCGCCTGCGCGAACGGCGTGAGTCCGCCGATGCCGCAGAGTACGGCGGTCAGCCACAGCCAGCGGCGCGACGGGCGCGCGCTGACGGCAGGGCCGGATGCGGTGTCACCGGAATGCGCGGAGTGCATTGGCGAAAGCTGTGGTGCGGCGCGTACGATGCGCTACTTCACCGGTGCCTTGACAAGCTGAACATCGAATGGCGTGCCGACAGATGTCATGCGCAGGATCCGGTACGGCGTGGCGCGCGTGATGTGCAGCAACAGGCTGGATGAGCCGGTGGTCAGTTCGGCGCGCCAACTGTCGAAGGTGCCGGCGGGAACGGTGACCGTGTCGGCGCCCAGCACACGAACGCGATACGTCACGACGGTTGCCTTGCCGCTGGTGAAAACTGGAAACCGAATGTCGAGCGCCTCGCGCCACCGCAGCGCGGTCAGCAGCGGTGTCACGGCGTTGTCGTCGACGACCGCGGGTGCCACCTCGGTATCGATGGCCAGCGCGCCTGCGGGGCCATTGCTCGGCGTGTCAGCGGTGCCGCGCACGCGTCCATTGGCAAAGTCGAGCGCGATGGTCATGGGTCGGCCGGACATCACACCACGCTGTCGCAAGGTGGTCTCCTCGAGCGCCGCGTTGAGGACGATGCTCGATGATTGCTGCACCATGGTGCCGATCGCGATGGCGTCCTGCAGTTCCCAGCCGGTCGCGGTGGGCCGCATGCCGATGCGCTGCCCACCACGCGGGGTGCCCTGGATGAGGACCACGAAGGAGTCGGACTGCGCGCGGAGCTGGGCACGGTCAATGTGGTCGCGCAGGGCGGACACGGGCGGGGCCGCGGGCGCCGCGGGCGGTGTGGATTGGCCGGTCGCGGTGACCGGGATCGCGGCCAGCAGGGCAATGACGTGATGGATGCGG containing:
- a CDS encoding histidine kinase, encoding MHSAHSGDTASGPAVSARPSRRWLWLTAVLCGIGGLTPFAQALELLGISTPGGIALQWQAATVLVWVVIGPRIANRWSLTDSEAGALGGLGLLTIVATATHATIAILLLHPSTPYSSTSNWIIVALGVLPTHAVTAGLMSLVGSWTSARRQRERAADREAVLAAHAVRAELDALRTRLQPHFLLNALNTVTGLARSGNGERAADVAADLGELLRFALTESGDTVSFDAEREIVERYLAIEQVRLGARLRIAWQIQPDARTTQLPALTWQPLVENAIRHGIAQRVAPGTLTLSASRTAQALTLVVDADGSDHTSAPTPEPFGGLGIGLSTLRRRLALLYGDRAMLTMTERPGGTRVELRLPIAVHADVT